The genomic interval AAAGAAAAGCCAACCGGCGTCATCGTTCAATACGGTGGTCAAACACCTTTGAAATTGGCTTTGGGCCTGGAGGCGGCTGGCGTGCCGATCATCGGCACCAGCCCAGACATGATTGACGCGGCCGAAGACCGTGAGCGTTTCCAAAAGTTGTTGCAAGACCTCGGTCTGCGCCAACCGCCCAACGCCACAGCCCGCACCGAGCCAGAAGCTTTGGAAAAAGCCGCAGCTTTGGGTTACCCCTTGGTCGTTCGTCCCAGCTACGTGTTGGGTGGCCGTGCGATGGAAATCGTGCACGAGCAACGCGACCTCGAGCGCTACATGCGCGAAGCGGTCAAGGTGTCGCACGACTCGCCTGTGTTGCTCGACCGTTTCTTGAACGATGCGATTGAGTGCGATGTGGACTGCTTGCGCGACCCAGAAGGCAAGACCTTCATCGGCGGCGTGATGGAACACATCGAACAAGCCGGTGTGCACAGCGGCGACTCGGCTTGCTCCTTGCCGCCTTATTCGTTGTCGGCTGATACCGTGAACGAACTCAAGCGCCAATCTGCAGCCATGGCGGGCGCTTTGAACGTGGTCGGCCTGATGAACGTGCAATTCGCGATTCAACACGTGGACGGCAAAGACGTCATCTATGTGCTGGAAGTCAACCCACGCGCGTCACGCACGGTGCCTTATGTGTCCAAAGCCACGGGCATCCAGTTGGCCAAGGTCGCTGCACGCTGTATGGCGGGCCAAACCTTGGCATCGCAAGGCATCACCAAAGAAGTGACACCCCCTTACTTCAGTGTCAAAGAAGCGGTGTTCCCCTTCGTGAAGTTCCCAGGTGTGGACACCATCCTCGGCCCAGAGATGAAGTCAACCGGTGAAGTCATGGGTGTGGGCAAAACATTTGGCGAAGCCTTTGTGAAGAGCCAATTGGGTGCTGGCACCAAGTTGCCTCGTCCTCGCGATGCGGATGGCCGCTCGACGGGCAAGGTGTTCATCTCGGTGAAGAACAACGACAAAGCACGTGCCATCGAAGTGGCGCGCCAGTTGTCTGTTTTGGGCTTTGAGTTGATTGCAACCAAAGGCACAGCATCTGCCATTGTGGAGGCCGGCGTGCCCTGCGATGTGGTGAACAAAGTGACCGAAGGTCGCCCACACATTGTGGACAGTATCAAAAACAACGAAGTGGTGTTGGTCATCAACACCGTGGAAGAGCGTCGCAATGCGATTGCCGATTCGCGCCACATTCGTACCTCGGCATTGCTCAACCGTGTGACCACCTTCACAACCATCGCAGGCGCTGAAGCGGCTGTGGAAGGTATGAAGTACATGGACAAGTTGGATGTCATTTCTGTGCAGGAAATGCACGCTCAACTGACGGCCTAAGGACACACGATGAGTACAGTTCCCATCACCAAACGCGGTGCAGAAAAGCTCAAGGACGAGTTGCACAAACTCAAAACCGTTGAGCGTCCATCGGTCATCGCGGCAATTGCCGAAGCGCGTGCGCAAGGCGACTTGAGCGAGAACGCCGAATACGACGCAGCCAAAGACCGTCAAGGTTTCATCGAAGGCCGCATTCAAGAAATTGAAGGCAAGCTGTCGGTGGCACAAATCATTGACCCTGCATCGCTTGATGCAGGTGGTCGTGTGGTGTTTGGCGCTACTGTGGCGTTGGAAGACGAAGGCACGGGGGACAAAGTGACCTATCAAATCGTGGGCGAAGACGAAGCCGATTTGAAGCTTGGTCTCGTCAACATCAGTAGCCCAATTGCCCGTGCCTTGATTGGCAAGGAAGAGGGCGATGTGGCTG from Limnohabitans curvus carries:
- the greA gene encoding transcription elongation factor GreA translates to MSTVPITKRGAEKLKDELHKLKTVERPSVIAAIAEARAQGDLSENAEYDAAKDRQGFIEGRIQEIEGKLSVAQIIDPASLDAGGRVVFGATVALEDEGTGDKVTYQIVGEDEADLKLGLVNISSPIARALIGKEEGDVAEVQAPGGVKHYEVVKVSYL